The following are from one region of the Saimiri boliviensis isolate mSaiBol1 chromosome 18, mSaiBol1.pri, whole genome shotgun sequence genome:
- the SON gene encoding protein SON isoform X3, translating into MATNIEQIFRSFVVSKFREIQQELSSGRNEGQLNGETNTPIEGNQAGDAAASARSLPNEEIVQKIEEVLSGVLDTELRYKPDLKEASRKSRCVSVQTDPTDEIPTKKSKKHKKHKNKKKKKKKEKEKKYKRQPEESESKTKSHHDGNIDLESDSFLKFDSEPSAMVLELPTRAFGLSETNESPAVVLEPPLVSMEVSEPHVLETLKPATKTSELSVASTSVISEQSVAVMPEPAMTKILDSFATAPVPTTTVVSKSSEPFVTMSVEYQMKSVLKSVESTSLEPSKIMLVEPPIAKVLEPSETLVVSSETPTEVYPEPSTSTTMDFPESSAIEALRLPEQPVDAPSEIADSSMTRPQELPELPKTTALELQESSVASAMELPGPPATSMLELQGPPVTPVLELPGPSATPVPELPGPLSTPVPELPGPPATAVPELPGPSVTPVPQLSQELPGLPAPSMGLEPPQEVSEPPVMAQELPGLPLVTAAVELPEQPAVTVAMELTEQPVTTTELEQPVGMTTVEHPGHPEVTTATGLLGQPEATMVLELPGQPVATTALELPGQPSVTGVPELPGLPSATRALELSGQPVATGALELPGPLMAAGALEFSGQSGAAGALELLGQPLATGVLELPGQPGAPELPGQPVATVALEISVQSVVTTSELSTMTVSQSLEVPSTTALESYNTVAQELPTTLVGETSVTVGVDPLMAPESHILASNTMETHILASNTMDSQMLASNTMDSQMLASNTMDSQMLASSTMDSQMLASSTMDSQMLATSSMDSQMLATSTMDSQMLATSSMDSQMLATSSMDSQMLATSSMDSQMLATSSMDSQMLATSSMDSQMLATSTMDSQMLATSSMDSQMLASGTMDSQMLASGTMDAQMLASGTMDAQMLASSTQDSAMLGSKSPDPYRLAQDPYRLAQDPYRLGHDPYRLGHDAYRLGQDPYRLGHDPYRLTPDPYRMSPRPYRIAPRSYRIAPRPYRLAPRPLMLASRRSMMMSYAAERSMMSSYERSMMSYERSMMSPMAERSMMSAYERSMMSAYERSMMSPMAERSMMSAYERSMMSAYERSMMSPMADRSMMSMGADRSMMSSYSAADRSMMSSYSAADRSMMSSYTADRSMMSMAADSYTDSYTDTYTEAYMVPPLPPEEPPTMPPLPPEEPPMTPPLPPEEPPEGPALPTEQSALTAENTWSTGVPSLPSEESVSQPEPPVSQSEISEPSAVPTDYSVSASDPSVLVSEAAVTVPEPPPEPESSITSTPAESAVVEEEHEVVPERPVTCMASNTSTMSAEPTMLTSEPPVMSETAETFDSMRTSGHVALEVSTSLLEPAVTTPELAESILEPAAMAVPESSAVTVLESSAVTVLESSTVTVLESSTVTVLEPSVVTVPEPPVVAEPEYITIPVPVVSALEPSVPVLEPMVSVLQPAMIVSEPSVSVQESTVMVSEPAVTVSEQTKVIPTEVAIESTPMILESSIMSSHVMKGMNLPSGDQNLVPEVGMQEIPLHSGEEPHAEGHLKSDSYESEHGISIDLNINSHLIAKEMEHDTVCAVSTSPAGEIGEEKILPTCETKQCTVLDTYPGVSEADAGETSSSTDPLAQEPDATGTTKGIEFITASTLSSVNKYDVEVSLTTQDTEHDMVISTSPSGGSEADIEGPLPAKDIHLDLPSNNNIVSKDTEEPLPVKESDQTLAALLSPKESIGGEKEAPLPPKETVSDSGFSANIEDINEADLVRPLLPKDMERLTSLRAGIEGPLLASEVGRDKSAASPVVISMPERASESSSEEKDDYEIFVKVKDTHEKSKKNKNRDKGEKEKKRDSSLRSRSKRSKSSEHKSRKRTSESRSRARKRSSKSKSHRSQTRSRSRSRRRRRSSRSRSKSRGRRSVSKEKRKRSPKHRSRSKERKRKRSSSRDNRKTVRARSRTPSRRSRSHTPSRRRRSRSVGRRRSFSISPSRRSRTPSRRSRTPSRRSRTPSRRSRTPSRRSRTPSRRSRTPSRRRRSRSVVRRRSFSISPVRLRRSRTPLRRRFSRSPIRRKRSRSSERGRSPKRLTDLDKAQLLEIAKANAAAMCAKAGVPLPPNLKPAPPPTIEEKVAKKSGGATIEELTEF; encoded by the exons CGGAAGGAATGAAGGCCAGCTCAATGGTGAAACAAATACACCCATTGAAGGAAACCAGGCGGGTGACGCAGCTGCCTCTGCCAGGAGTCTACCAAATGAAGAAATAGTGCAAAAGATAGAGGAAGTACTTTCTGGGGTCTTAGATACAGAACTTCGATATAAGCCAG ACTTGAAAGAGGCCTCCAGGAAAAGTAGATGCGTATCTGTACAAACAGATCCTACTGATGAAATTCCCactaaaaagtcaaagaagcataaaaagcacaaaaacaaaaagaagaaaaagaagaaagaaaaggaaaaaaaatataaaagacaaccAGAAGAATCTGAGTCAAAGACAAAGTCTCATCATGATGGGAACATAGATTTAGAATCTGATTCCTTTCTCAAGTTTGATTCTGAACCTTCAGCTATGGTGCTGGAGCTTCCTACAAGAGCGTTTGGCCTATCTGAGACCAATGAATCCCCTGCAGTTGTGCTAGAACCTCCTTTAGTATCAATGGAGGTATCAGAGCCACACGTCTTAGAAACTCTGAAGCCAGCTACAAAAACTTCAGAACTGTCAGTTGCATCTACATCAGTAATCTCAGAGCAGTCTGTGGCAGTAATGCCAGAACCAGCCATGACAAAGATTCTGGATTCCTTTGCAACAGCACCAGTGCCTACTACAACAGTGGTGTCGAAGTCATCTGAGCCATTCGTAACAATGTCAGTGGAGTATCAGATGAAGTCTGTGCTGAAATCTGTGGAGAGCACGTCTCTAGAGCCATCAAAGATCATGTTGGTAGAGCCCCCAATAGCAAAAGTGTTAGAGCCTTCAGAAACCCTTGTGGTATCTTCAGAGACACCTACTGAGGTGTACCCTGAGCCAAGCACATCAACAACAATGGATTTTCCAGAGTCATCTGCAATTGAAGCGCTAAGATTGCCAGAGCAGCCTGTAGACGCACCATCGGAGATTGCAGATTCATCCATGACAAGACCGCAGGAGTTGCCGGAGCTGCCTAAGACCACAGCGTTGGAGCTGCAGGAGTCGTCGGTGGCCTCAGCGATGGAGTTGCCGGGGCCACCTGCGACCTCCATGCTGGAGTTGCAGGGGCCCCCTGTGACTCCAGTGCTGGAGTTACCTGGGCCCTCTGCTACCCCGGTGCCAGAGTTGCCAGGGCCCCTTTCTACCCCAGTGCCTGAGTTGCCAGGGCCCCCTGCGACAGCAGTGCCTGAGTTGCCAGGGCCCTCTGTGACACCAGTGCCACAGTTGTCGCAGGAATTGCCAGGGCTTCCAGCACCATCCATGGGGTTAGAGCCACCACAGGAGGTATCAGAGCCACCTGTGATGGCACAGGAGTTGCCAGGGCTGCCTTTGGTGACAGCAGCAGTAGAGTTGCCAGAGCAGCCTGCGGTAACTGTAGCAATGGAGTTGACCGAACAACCTGTGACGACGACAGAGTTGGAGCAGCCCGTGGGGATGACAACGGTGGAACATCCTGGGCATCCTGAGGTGACAACGGCAACAGGGTTGCTGGGGCAGCCTGAGGCAACGATGGTGCTGGAGTTGCCAGGACAGCCAGTGGCAACGACAGCGCTGGAGTTGCCGGGGCAGCCTTCGGTGACTGGGGTGCCAGAGTTGCCAGGGCTGCCTTCGGCAACTAGGGCACTGGAGTTGTCGGGGCAGCCTGTGGCAACTGGGGCACTAGAGTTGCCTGGGCCGCTCATGGCAGCTGGGGCACTGGAGTTCTCGGGGCAGTCTGGGGCAGCTGGAGCACTGGAGCTTTTGGGGCAGCCTCTGGCAACAGGGGTGCTGGAGTTGCCAGGGCAGCCTGGGGCGCCAGAGTTGCCAGGGCAGCCTGTGGCAACTGTGGCGCTGGAGATCTCTGTTCAGTCTGTGGTGACAACATCGGAGCTGTCAACGATGACCGTGTCGCAGTCCCTGGAGGTGCCCTCGACGACAGCGCTGGAATCCTATAATACGGTAGCACAGGAGCTGCCTACTACATTAGTGGGGGAGACTTCTGTAACAGTAGGAGTGGATCCCTTGATGGCCCCAGAATCCCATATATTAGCTTCTAACACCATGGAGACCCATATATTAGCATCCAACACCATGGATTCCCAAATGCTAGCGTCCAACACCATGGACTCCCAGATGCTAGCATCCAACACCATGGACTCCCAGATGTTAGCATCTAGCACCATGGACTCCCAGATGTTAGCCAGTAGTACCATGGACTCCCAGATGTTAGCAACTAGCTCCATGGACTCCCAAATGTTAGCAACTAGCACTATGGACTCCCAGATGTTAGCAACCAGCTCCATGGACTCCCAGATGTTAGCAACCAGCTCCATGGACTCCCAGATGTTAGCAACCAGCTCCATGGACTCCCAGATGTTAGCAACCAGCTCCATGGACTCCCAGATGTTAGCAACTAGCTCCATGGACTCCCAGATGTTAGCAACCAGCACCATGGACTCCCAGATGTTAGCAACCAGCTCTATGGATTCCCAGATGTTAGCATCTGGCACTATGGACTCTCAAATGTTAGCTTCTGGCACCATGGATGCTCAGATGTTAGCGTCTGGTACCATGGATGCCCAGATGTTAGCATCTAGTACCCAAGATTCTGCTATGTTGGGTTCAAAATCTCCTGATCCCTATAGGTTAGCTCAGGATCCTTATAGGTTAGCTCAGGATCCCTATAGGTTGGGCCATGACCCCTATAGATTAGGTCATGATGCTTACAGGTTAGGACAGGACCCTTATAGATTAGGCCACGATCCCTACAGACTAACTCCTGATCCCTACAGGATGTCACCTAGACCCTATAGGATAGCACCCAGGTCCTATAGAATAGCACCCAGGCCATATAGGTTAGCACCTAGACCCCTGATGTTAGCATCTAGACGTTCTATGATGATGTCCTATGCTGCAGAACGTTCCATGATGTCATCTTACGAACGCTCTATGATGTCTTACGAGCGGTCTATGATGTCCCCTATGGCTGAGCGCTCTATGATGTCAGCCTACGAGCGCTCTATGATGTCAGCCTATGAGCGCTCTATGATGTCCCCTATGGCTGAGCGCTCTATGATGTCCGCTTATGAACGCTCCATGATGTCAGCTTATGAGCGCTCCATGATGTCCCCAATGGCTGATCGATCTATGATGTCAATGGGTGCCGACCGATCTATGATGTCGTCATACTCTGCTGCTGACCGGTCTATGATGTCATCGTACTCTGCAGCTGACCGATCTATGATGTCATCTTATACTGCTGATCGTTCAATGATGTCTATGGCTGCTGATTCTTATACTGATTCTTACACTGACACATATACAGAGGCATATATGGtgccacctttgcctcctgaagAGCCCCCAACAATGCCACCGTTGCCACCTGAGGAGCCACCAATGACACCACCATTGCCTCCTGAGGAACCACCAGAGGGTCCAGCATTGCCCACTGAGCAGTCAGCATTAACAGCTGAAAATACTTGGTCTACAGGGGTGCCATCATTACCTTCTGAAGAGTCTGTATCACAACCTGAGCCTCCTGTGAGTCAAAGTGAGATTTCAGAGCCTTCAGCAGTGCCTACTGATTATTCAGTGTCAGCATCAGATCCCTCAGTGTTAGTATCAGAGGCTGCTGTGACTGTTCCAGAACCACCGCCAGAGCCAGAATCTTCAATTACATCAACACCTGCAGAGTCTGCAGTAGTAGAAGAAGAACATGAAGTTGTTCCAGAGAGACCAGTGACTTGTATGGCATCCAATACTTCCACAATGTCAGCTGAACCAACTATGTTAACATCAGAGCCTCCTGTTATGTCAGAGACAGCAGAAACATTTGATTCTATGAGAACTTCAGGACATGTTGCTTTGGAGGTATCTACATCCTTGTTGGAGCCAGCAGTAACTACTCCAGAGCTGGCAGAGAGCATTCTGGAGCCGGCAGCCATGGCTGTCCCAGAGTCTTCAGCTGTGACTGTCCTGGAGTCTTCAGCTGTGACTGTCCTGGAGTCTTCGACTGTGACCGTCCTGGAGTCTTCAACTGTGACTGTCCTGGAGCCTTCGGTTGTGACTGTCCCGGAGCCTCCTGTTGTGGCTGAGCCAGAATATATTACCATTCCTGTGCCAGTTGTTTCTGCCCTGGAGCCTTCTGTGCCTGTCCTGGAACCAATGGTGTCAGTCCTTCAGCCTGCTATGATTGTTTCAGAACCATCTGTTTCTGTCCAGGAATCTACTGTGATGGTTTCAGAGCCTGCTGTCACTGTCTCCGAGCAGACTAAAGTAATACCGACTGAAGTGGCTATAGAGTCCACACCAATGATACTGGAGTCTAGTATCATGTCATCACATGTTATGAAAGGAATGAATCTACCCTCTGGTGATCAAAATCTTGTTCCAGAGGTGGGCATGCAGGAGATTCCATTGCATTCAGGTGAAGAGCCACATGCTGAGGGACACCTGAAAAGTGACTCTTATGAAAGTGAACATGGTATAAGTATAGACCTTAATATAAATAGTCATTTAATTGCTAAAGAGATGGAACATGATACAGTGTGTGCTGTTAGCACTAGTCCTGCTGGGGAAATTGGTGAAGAGAAAATTTTGCCCACCTGTGAGACTAAACAGTGCACAGTATTGGATACCTACCCTGGTGTTAgtgaagctgatgcaggagaaacTTCATCCTCTACTGATCCTCTTGCTCAGGAACCTGACGCAACAGGAACTACTAAGGGTATTGAATTTATCACAGCATCTACTCTCAGTTCAGTTAATAAATATGATGTTGAAGTATCTTTAACTACTCAAGATACTGAACATGACATGGTAATTTCCACCAGTCCTAGTGGTGGTAGTGAAGCTGATATTGAAGGGCCTTTGCCTGCCAAAGATATTCATCTTGATTTACCATCTAATAATAACATTGTTAGTAAGGATACAGAAGAACCATTACCTGTAAAAGAGAGTGACCAGACATTAGCAGCTCTCCTCAGCCCTAAAGAAAGTattggaggagaaaaagaagcacCTCTCCCTCCTAAAGAGACAGTGTCTGATTCAGGATTTTCTGCCAATATTGAGGATATTAATGAAGCAGATTTAGTGAGACCATTACTTCCTAAGGACATGGAACGTCTTACAAGCCTTAGAGCTGGCATTGAAGGACCTTTACTTGCAAGTGAGGTTGGACGTGACAAATCTGCTGCCAGTCCAGTTGTAATTAGTATGCCAGAAAGAGCTTCTGAGTCGTCTTCAGAGGAAAAAGATGATTATGAAATTTTTGTAAAAGTTAAGGACACTcatgaaaaaagcaagaaaaataagaacCGTGACAAGggtgagaaggagaagaaaagagactCTTCATTAAGATCTCGAAGTAAGCGTTCCAAATCTTCTGAACACAAATCACGCAAGCGTACCAGTGAATCTCGTTCTAGAGCAAGGAAGAGATCATCTAAGTCCAAGTCTCATCGCTCTCAAACACGTTCACGGTCACGTTCTAGACGTAGAAGGAGGAGCAGCAGATCAAGATCAAAGTCTAGAGGAAGACGATCTGTATCAAAGGAGAAGCGCAAAAGATCCCCAAAGCACAGATCCAGgtctaaggaaagaaaaagaaaaagatcaagcTCCAGGGATAACCGAAAGACAGTCAGAGCTCGAAGTCGAACCCCAAGTCGTCGGAGTCGGAGTCATACTCCAAGTCGTCGACGAAGGTCTAGATCTGTGGGTAGAAGAAGGAGCTTTAGCATTTCCCCCAGCCGCCGGAGCCGCACCCCCAGCCGCCGGAGCCGCACCCCCAGCCGCCGGAGCCGCACCCCCAGCCGTCGGAGCCGCACCCCCAGCCGCCGGAGTCGCACCCCCAGCCGCCGGAGCCGCACCCCCAGCCGCCGGAGAAGATCAAGGTCTGTGGTAAGAAGACGAAGCTTCAGTATATCACCAGTCAGATTAAGGCGATCAAGAACACCCTTGAGAAGAAGGTTTAGCAGATCTCCCATCCGTCGTAAAAGATCCCGGTCTTCTGAGAGAGGCAGATCACCCAAACGTCTGACAGATTTGG ATAAGGCTCAATTACTTGAAATAGCCAAAGCTAATGCAGCTGCCATGTGTGCTAAGGCTGGTGTCCCTTTACCGCCAAACCTGAAGCCTGCACCTCCACCTACTATAGAAGAGAAAGTTGCTAAAAAGTCAGGAGGAGCTACTATAGAAGAACTAACGGAG TTTTAG